The Nycticebus coucang isolate mNycCou1 chromosome 10, mNycCou1.pri, whole genome shotgun sequence sequence CCATTTGTGATATAAGTGAATGAAAATAGAATTCAGGGTTGGAAGGGGCCCTTGCTGTTTGACTTCCCAATAAGCATGTACCCAAGCATGCACATCATACCAGGTGGGTACCAGTTACTCACAGATGTAGTAGTAGCTGTGGCCTTCTTTGAACTCCTTGCCCAGGGTGAAAGGTGTGAAGCGCTGGAACTTTTCAGATAGCTTCTCTGGGCCATGTCTGGCATTGGGCTGGTTGCACTGCCAGCGGACCTGGTCCTTGGATTGGGGCTGGCACAGCTGGTATTCCTCATGTTCCACCAGGTATAGTGTGTACCGCTCCATGGCAGCATCTGCCACAGAATCATCCTCATAATATGGACAAATGATGTCCAGGTAGTCATTCAGCCGCACGTGCACCGTGTAGTCCTCTTTCCAGAACCTGCACACAAAaagggggaggaagcaggtgaCCATTCAGAAGCCAGGCCAGAGCCTGAGCCTCCACATGTTTACATGACCCTCACATTTCATGCTGGACCCTCTGAAGATTTTTCTAATATCTGCACTCCCAGTATGTACTGATCTTGATCTCTTACATGTCTCTTCACCATCTCCAAATGCTGCCTCCCTGTCTCCTATTAGTCCTTCAGACAGTGTCCACTTGGTTCTTTCCAGATCCCCAAGCACTTTCCAACCCCCCTGATATTTACCCAAGGATGGGCTTCCTCTTATAGGTGTAGCTCACTCTTCATTCACTTCTACCCATAAATATTTCCCCAAATCTATTCTACTAGCTGTTCCTTTTAAATGTGATTAGACCCCAACCTAAAACCTTACTGGACCTTCTGTAATCAGGATCCTAGAAACTCCCAACACATCCATGTCTTTACTTCTCTTACTCCTCTCATTTTCCCCCACCTACCCAATATGTCTCCCATTTCCCAGCTTCACTTTTCCCCACACCCCTAGTATGCCCAGGCCCACAGATTATAGCCCTACTCCTGTAAGTTAAATCATTCTCATCAATTCATTCAGTTCTCTCAAGTCTTCCTTTCTGGCTACTCAAATTTAAGCCTTGGTCTCTTGTCCCTTTCTCTCAGAGCACCCCCAAACATCCTTGTCCTTGTATCTCCAAAAGCAACACTTATACCTCCCCCTAGATGAAATGTGGAGTTCTCAGATTGAGGtggcctctctcctccccacctcccaagGTGCAGccagctcccctcccccattctgGTTTCCCCAGGCCCCACAGGCTCCAGTCTGACTGCCCACCAGCCCCTCCCCACCAGTTCCAGACACCTGGCTCCAATGTGGGTGGGGTCCCAGTAGGGGGAAAAGagcctccccacctccctctccccactggTCAGCTTCTCTGAATTCCCCCAAGCACTGCCAGCTGGAGACTCAGCAGAGTGAGCTGCCAACTTGCTTCCAACCAAAGCCCTGGGCGTTGGGGGGGATGGGGACAGCGGCAGGGGAGGAGTTAGGCCAAGAGGACTCTGAGGTGGGCACCCACTGCCCAGTCAGCATGACCCCCAGGCGGCCTGGCTGGCCTGGCTTGCAGTGGCCAGTGAGCACAGGAGCTAGGCTTACCagggcccctcccccaccctggggaaaagagagagaggtgcAGAGAGAGGCTTTTAAAATTCCTCTCTGGAGAGATAAACATAGAAGCCATTTCGGAACAGGTATTTCAGCTCTGGGCCTGGCGTCTTTCCCCCATTCCCGTGATGGGCACTGACTCATTCCTCATCCACCTCTGCTACCCGCCCCAACACTCATGAGAACTTGTGAAAATTTATCTTGTCAAGTGTGGACTGACCCCAGGACCCCAGGATGGCACAATGCCCACTTGCCCCAGCACTGTCCTCCAGGCAAGAGGGACGAGCAGGTCTGAATAGATAGGACAATGGACAGCCTATAGACCAAAGAAGCCTAACAGCAGCAGCACCCTTCTTACATGCTGCCCTGCCTGGGGCCTGGAGATCTGGGGCTGATGCCCACAGTCCTGAGTGAGTCACCTATGGCAGCCTCACACCGCCCAGCTCAATGCCACCTCATACTTGCCCCCACGCTGGGCCTGTCCTGGCTGCCCATGGACTCTTCTCTGGCCTGGCTTCTCTTTAGTCCTGGGTATGGTAGGGAGTGTTTGTGTGGCCAGAGGGACAGGGCAGAAGCTGTGCTGGGTGGGGGCACCCATCATCCCTCTCCTGGGGGTAGAGTCTGCTCCACTTAGCCTCATTTGACTCTAGCTCTCCCTCTAGGAAAGGGGGGCAGCGGCGTCAGGGAAGGCGGGGAGGGGGGCAAGGAAGAGGCTCCTTCCTGAAAGAGAGGAAACCTGGGAGCTTGGGAACGGAAAAGACCAGggtcccacacacacacactcatggcttcctgtcccctcctcctctttcagTCAACACCTGGCATGGGCATAAACAGGGACTTTGGTCTCTCCCACTACCAGGACAAGGTGGGCTGGGTCAAGGGGGCAAAGAACAGGCAGTAAGGAGTGGAGCAGGGAGGACTGACCGCTGTTAGAGCCCCTTGGACAGGGGCATTATCctctgggggggggggcaagtggctgctccctcctccaccccaacctGCCACAGACAGCAGATCCCCCTCCAGGTAATGCCACAGGTCAGGGGAAGCTGGCACAGTATTTCTCAAGGGAAGTGGGTGGCGGGTTCCTTGGGGCTGAGGGTGGCTGAGCTGCCTGAAAGGTTTTGGTGACCCAGGCCTTCTCTACTGCTCAACTCTGACTGTCTCTCCTGTTTCCCCCACAAATATTGTTCCCATAACTTCTGAAAAACTCAAGGGCAAGAACAAAGAGTCGGACAGCGTGTTTCTCCCTGTACCATTTGCCTTTCAGCCCTAAACCTGACCAGGAGAAGTTAACTCCTTCCTGCCCACAGCGCTCTGTAACCCTTTTAACCCCTTCCATTCCTTCTGAAGCTCCCATGAGCCCTGTCAGTCTCTTTAGATTCACTACTTGAACCCCATAAAGCAGGTGATTCCCTCAATCTACCTGTGCACAGCATGTGCCTCACCCATGTCACTCCCAAAGACCCCTTGTGGGCTGTTTTCCAAGGTCGCTCAAATCCAGAATGTTTAAGGCTTGCAACCCAAGTCCTTCCCTCGGGGTCCTTCCAGGGTTACTTTGAACACTCTGCTCACTCTTGAAGTCACATCAGGTATCTGTCAACACGAGCAGGTGTCCAAGTAATACACGAGGAAGGACACAGAAGCTTCCATGGTACTAGAACACGAACCCTGGTGGCCGGGGAGGATGGTCTACGCTTGAGGCAGGACCTGCTTATCATGAGTCCCTCACTTCGGAGTCATAGGGTtgccagagagaaggaagagaagatcaGAAACAGTGCTCGCACAAGGGGACGTTCTTGCCCTGGAGTGGGGTGCTCCCACAGACGAGGGTGAAGCGAGGGGAGGAAAACCTACAGACTTCCTCCCGCCTCTGGTCACCTCCCCAGGTTCAGGTCAGGGACTGGTGGGGACAGTTATCCTGGAGTGGAGGGGAGCAGTGGCCAGCGGGAGACTTGGGGCTTACTTGGGATTTGAACTGTTCCAGAAGACGGTGTGGCGGTCAGCAGCGGCCAGACTGCAGCACAGACCCAAGAGCGGGGCCCAGAGGAACTCCATAGCGcagggccgggccgggccgggggGAGACGAGGGGCTCCTCCGGATCAGGGTTCCCGCTGGCTTTCTCCACCACACAGTCAGCACAGCGCACTCAGCTCTGGCCCCTTTGCCGGCGACTCCGCCTTTTGggcaggcgccgcccgacacccCGCCCCGTCCCCGCCCAGCCGGCGCGCGGCTGCCCCAGAGGCTTAGGGgcggggagatgggggaggggcagaCGGGAGGGCACGGGCGGCGCTATTCTGTTGGAGCAAATCCCCTCCAGGCTGTGCGTTCTCTCACTTGTGGGTCTGCGTGAAGCTTGGTGCCACCACCCCATTTTGGGTGGTGGGCTTGTGTCCCTGGGCGCGTGCGGGAGAAGGGAACCATCTCGCACGTGCGAGTCTGCAGACGCGCTGGTGCGGGACCCGGCTTTGCTGCGCCGGCGCGCGGATCTTGCAGGGTGAGAGGCGGTTCTGTCCCGTGTCTTTCCCGAGCCCCTAACGCCCATCCTTGGCCGCCAGCATTCCCACACTCTCCAAGCGCTCCCTTCCCGGACTCTGCTCGATCGCCCCTCCCCACACATGCggctgtttgtttttgttggatTTGTCAATGTTGTCTTTGTTCAGGATATTGTGTCATCACCTAGATGCCGGGAATAAAGTGCGACGCTGTTGTGTTCAAGTGTGTAACGTGTGCGGCTGGGGCTCCGGGCTTCCCTCCCCTCGGTGCCTGCACGGGGGAGACACACGCGGGCCCAAGGGAGGGGGCATCTTTGTTTCCAGGTGCGTCAAATGGCACTAATGACCTGTGTATAACAACACACTTGTGTATCATGCAAACGGCTCTTGAATATGGAGTGTGAGAATCTGGGcatcaagggtgacaaactgtAACCACACATGCACATCTGGCGTGTGTAAATACGTGTGATGGCACGCAAGTGTGAAAGCATTTGTGAGTGATATCACAGCAGCCGGTGTGGAAGCGTGTGAAACCCTTTGACATACGTATGCTAATGTTCGTGAGCGGCGTGTGAAAAGGAGGGAGCATGTTGGGGCGTGCAGTGGGGGCGGGGGCGCAGGGGTGCTTGTGCGGCGTCCCCAGGCGGCGCGGCTGGTCTGGCTGAGTCTGGGCTGGGCCTCCTAGTCAGTCTGCCCCGCACCCGGCTGGGGCCCTCCACCCCCTGGCCAAGTAAACAAACCCGCTGGAATTTGCCTCTGGGGGCTCTTCTCCCTTCGGGGATCTGTGGCTGTCTGGAGCGGCATTGGCGGGCGGGTGTCAGCTCCTGGGGTAGAGAGGGCCGGCAGGTTTTTGATTAGGCTTCTCAGTGTGTCCGGAGAGGCAGAGCCGAATGCTGTGTGTCTGGAGGTTTTTTGTATGGTTGTGTGCGTGCCCTGGGTGAGTGTTGTGTTTGCGCACAGCAGGCTGGCCTGCACATCGCGGGAAGCCACAGATCCCGGGTCCCTGGATGGCTCAGGCCCAGATTCCCCAGTTCCCAGGCCGTTTCATCCTCCTCTTTTAAGGCCAGGCCTGGCGA is a genomic window containing:
- the EFNA1 gene encoding ephrin-A1 isoform X1, whose translation is MEFLWAPLLGLCCSLAAADRHTVFWNSSNPKFWKEDYTVHVRLNDYLDIICPYYEDDSVADAAMERYTLYLVEHEEYQLCQPQSKDQVRWQCNQPNARHGPEKLSEKFQRFTPFTLGKEFKEGHSYYYISKPIHHQEDQCLRLKVTVNGKITHSPQAHANSQEKRLAADDPEVQVLHSIGHSAAPRLFPFAWAVLLLPVLLLQTP
- the EFNA1 gene encoding ephrin-A1 isoform X2, whose amino-acid sequence is MEFLWAPLLGLCCSLAAADRHTVFWNSSNPKFWKEDYTVHVRLNDYLDIICPYYEDDSVADAAMERYTLYLVEHEEYQLCQPQSKDQVRWQCNQPNARHGPEKLSEKFQRFTPFTLGKEFKEGHSYYYISKPIHHQEDQCLRLKVTVNGKITHSPQAHANSQEKRLAAGRSWETLLC